The nucleotide sequence TTTGTTATGTTAAAAATACACAATGGAGACTGGGAGCTTATAAACTAAATGCAGTTCATTTACTCAGGAATTACCAGCGGAAGTATATTTGCTTTGGTAGCGCTTGGATTTAACATAATTTACAATACCACCGGTATTATTAATTTTGCCCAGGGCGAATTTGTTATGATAGGCGGGATGCTCATATATACACTGTTATCAATATATGGGCTCCCGTTTTTAATTGCAGCTCCACTCGCTTTAATGGCTGCACTTATACTGGGGGCAATTTTTGAACGTGTTTTTATAAAAAGTGTACGTTCCCCCAACGAAATAAAGCTGATTACAATTACGATAGCTGCCTCAATCATCTTAAGAGGGCTGGGAATGGTTATATGGGGGAGAAACTCATTAAGCGTTGATGCTTATGTGCCTTATAAAATACTGGAGTTACCCGCAGGCACCCTTACATCTAACAGCCTGCTCGTTATAATAGTTTCACTAATTACGGCATTTAGTCTTTCATTGTTTTTCAAAAGGTCGTCTTTGGGGAAAGCTTTCAGGGCGTGCTACGATGATAAAATTGCCGCTGGGATATGCGGTGTGGATGTCAGTAAAATAAGAATGCTTGCCTTTGCAATTGCAGCACTTCTTGGTGTTATAGCTGGAATCGTTACCACTCCTATCACTTATGTGACTTACACTGACGGTATCATGACAGGGTTGAAAGGATTTGCCGCAGCCATTCTGGGCGGACTGGGCAGCTTCTGGGGCGGTGTAGCCGGAGGTCTTTTGCTTGGTATCTTTGAAGGTTTTTTCGCCTCTGTGTTTTCATCAGGGTATAAAGATGCATTCGCTTTTCTGGTAATTCTTGCGGTTTTGTTTTTGAGACCGAAAGGCTTGTTCGGGAAAAAGAAGGCTGAACGTTTATGAGAAAGATAAATTACCCTTTTTTAATATTTGTTTTGGTCGTTTTGATTGCTGCAAAGTTGCTGATAAAAAATGAATATTATTTAAGTATTGTTATCTTCGGGATGTTCAATGCTATAAACGCCTCATGTTTCAACTTACTTTTAGGATATACGGGGATTATTTCTCTTGGTCAGGCTGCATTTTACGGAATCGGTGCCTATTTTGCCGTCATTGTCGCCGCTTCTTTCGGTATTAATCCTGTGCTTGCAATTTTTCTGGCAAGCTTATTCAGTGCACTTACTGCTTTCATAGTGGGATACCCCACTTTAAAACTTCACGGGCATTATCTGGCTATGGCCACCCTCGGATTTGGTATGATTATTTATGTGCTTATGAATGAGATGGCTTTTATTACAGGGGGACCTTCCGGCTTTTTGGATATTAGCAAGTTTAGTTTCCTTGGAATTTCTATTTATGGCGAACACAGTTTTTATGTTTTTGTTGCAATAATGTTTTTTATTTTTACAGTATTATTTGAAATGTTTGACAAATCATATTTATCTTACAAACTGAAGTTTATAAAAGAATCTGAGTTTGCCTCAAAATCTTTCGGTATTAACATATTTAAAACTAAATTACTGGTTTTTTCTATTGCAGCCGGCATAACTGCATTTAATGGTGGTATTTATGCATATTACTCAGGATTTATAAGTCCTGTATCTTTTAATTTCAACTATTCCATTGAGCTTCTGACAATGGCAATTGTAGGCGGGTTAGGGACAGTGCCCGGCGGAATTATAGGAGCAGCTGTTCTGACCGCTTTGCCAGAATTTATGGCTTCTATTGAAGATTATGAGATGATTCTTTACGGTTGTTTTCTTGCTATTACTATAATATTTTTACCGGGCGGTCTTACGGGACTTATAAAGAGGATACTTAATAAAAATGCTGCAGATTAAAAATACAGGTATTAACTTTGGTGGTGTGAAGGCTCTTGACAATGTAAGTTTTAACGTGTCATACGGCCGTATTACTGCGCTGATCGGGCCTAACGGAGCCGGTAAAACTACACTTTTTAATATAATCACCGGTTTTCTTAAAAGCAATACCGGCGAAATTTTTTTTGAAAATGAAAACATTACAAATTCACAGCCTTACCATATATTTGCCAAAGGAATCTCACGAACTTTCCAAAATTTAAATCTTATTTCAGAAGTAAGCCTGAAAGAGAACCTATTATTGGGAATAATAGGTAAAGACAACCCTTCATCTGTAAAAAGTTTATTAAGACTGAACGGCAAATACTGGAAAAGAGTGGAAAAGAAGATCCACCACTGTATGGAAATTACCGGTATATCAGAGTGGTGTGATAAAAAAACCGATGAAGTGCCTTACGGCATTCTAAAATATCTTGAGATAGCAAGAGCTATAATTAATGAGCCAAAGATCCTGTTGCTGGATGAGCCTGCAGCGGGACTTAACAATGTTGAGAAAGAAAATTTAATGGAACTTATAAAATTTTTAACAAGCAAAAATATGACAATATTTATGGTGGAACATGACATGAATTTCGTATCCAATCTGGCTGATAATGTTATATGCCTTAATTACGGAAAAGTGATTGCCAACGGCAGCTACGGGGAAATAAGGAGTAATGAGGAAGTTATAAAAGCTTACCTTGGAGATTCGGATGCTTAAAGTTTCCTCGCTTAATATATATTATGGCGCCGTAAGAGCTTTAAATAACATTTCCATTCATGTTAAAGAGAAAGAATTTGTTTCACTAATTGGTTCAAACGGTGCAGGAAAAACATCACTTTTAAACGGGATTTTAAATATTGTTCCGCCGAAAAGCGGTGAAATTGTTTTTCAAAACAGAACAATTACCGGTCTTCCCACCAAGAAAAAAGTAAAAATGGGAATCAGTCTTGTCCCGGAAGGCAGACGTGTATTTCCCAATATGAGTGTTCATGAAAACCTTGAAATGGGCGGATATCAAAAATCATCAAAAATAAAGAACAGGCAGATGGAATTTGTCCTCGATCTTTTCCCTATTCTTAAGGAAAGAAACAAACAGTTAGCCGGGATGCTTTCCGGCGGAGAACAGCAGATGCTGGCCATTGGCAGGGCACTGATGAGTGATCCGAAACTCCTTTTAATGGATGAGCCTTCAATGGGGCTGGCTCCTCTTGTTATAAAAAATGTATACGAAAAATTAACAAAGCTGAAAGAAAACGGTCTTACAATTTTCCTGGTGGAGCAGAATGCCTCAGTTGCTCTAAAATATGCTGACAGAGGCTATGTACTGGAAAACGGCAAAATTGTTTTGCAGGGTAAAAGCAGTGAATTGAAGGATGACAATGAAATCAAAAGAGCCTATCTGGGAAAAGAATACAAAGAAAAGTGGGAGAGGTGATCAAATGCTTCTGTGGCAAAAAGAAGAACAGACTATGCCTTTGGATGATATAAAGCAGCTGCAACTGGAAAGACTACAGTCTACAGTAAACAGAGCCTATGAGAATGTTGATTTCTACAAAAGTCAACTTAAATCACTGAATATAAAGCCTGAAGAAATATCAAAGCTTGAAGACATTTCAAAACTACCCTTTACAACCAAACAGGATTTGCGGGATAACTATCCCTACGGACTTTTTGCCGTACCATTGAAGGATATTGTCCGCATTCACTCTTCCAGCGGAACCACAGGCAAGCCAACAGTTGTTGGATATACAAAAAGGGATCTGGAGACCTGGAAGGATTTGGTGGCAAGGGTAATGGTAGCAGGCGGGGTTACCAAAGATGATATTGTACATATTGCTTTTACCTATGGTCTTTTTACCGGCGGCTTCGGGCTTCATTACGGAGCGGAACACATTGGTGCAAGTGTTATCCCTGTTTCCAGCGGTAATACCAGAAGACAGCTGCTTATAATGCAGGATTACTGGAGCAGCACTCTTATATGTACCCCTTCATACGCTTTACATATAGCAGAAATTATGGAAAAACAGGGGCTCACCGCCGATGACATCCATCTTAAATATGCACTTCTGGGGAGTGAACCGTGGGGTGAAAAAATTAGAGCTGAAGTGGAGGAGAAGCTCGGTGTTATCGCTACTGATAATTATGGTTTATCTGAAGTGATAGGTCCCGGTGTATCCGGAGAATGCCTGCAGAAAAACGGTCTTCATATAAACGAAGATCATTTTTACGCCGAAATTATAGACCCGGAAACGGGAGAAGTTCTTCCAGAAGGGGAATTGGGAGAACTTGTTCTTACAACTTTAACAAAAGAAGGGATGCCTCTTATCAGATACAGAACAAGAGACATTACCCGTCTTTTCAGGGATAACTGCAAGTGCGGATGTACATTTGTCAAAATGGAGAAACCTTCCGGAAGAACTGACGATATGCTGATTGTCAACGGGGTAAATGTATTCCCGTCTCAGGTGGAGGAAGTACTCACCGAATTTGATCATGCCACACCGCATTATATGATATTCGTCAAAAAGAAAGGCCACCTTGATCAGATGGAAATAAATCTTGAAATCTCAGAACATCTTTTTTTTGATGAAATGAAGAAACAGAGAGCACTGCTGGACAGTTTAACAGAAAAGATGTTTACCGTATTGGGTATAAAACCTAAGATAAAACTTGTCGAACCTAGAACCATAGAAAGGTTTGAAGGGAAAGCCAGTAGGGTGGTGGACACCAGAAATGAGTAATAACGATAAAGAGCTCACCGGTATCGTTAATTTCTTTTTTGAAACCGGTATCTTCGAGAAAATCCCAAGAAGCGGTGATGCTTTTCTTGGTTCTGAGCAGCAGCTTCTATCATCACATATATTCAGAACTACCGTAATAGGTTTTTCTCTGGCAAATATCACCGATGCGGATATCTCCAAAGTAACTTTTATGTGCCTGTTTCATGATATTGAGGAATCCAGAACGGGTGATTTGAATTATCTTCATCAGAAATATGTCAATTCTGATGACAGAAAAGCTCTTGAGGACATTACTGGCAGCTTGCCTTTTGGTGAATCGATAAAGTCATTGATCGATGAATATGAAGCTCAGAAAAGTTTTGAAGCAAAACTGGCAAAAGATGCGGATACACTGGAATTAATACTCCATATTAAAGAATCATTGGATAAAGGTAATGAGCAGGCAGCAAACTGGCTGAAATTTGCGGAAAAAAGGTTGAAAACTATTGCAGCGAAAGATATTCTCAAGAATATAAAAAGTACAAAATATTATCACTGGTGGTACAATCTGAGTAATGAATGGCAAAAAGGCAACAAAAACTGGTAACTATACACCTCCCGGTCTTTTATACACATTTCTTTTGTGTCTGAGACTCATTTTTTTCAGTGATAAAGCTTTTTTTGAATTGTCTCATGACAAAAGACTCACCTATAATCTTATTACCATCTTTTTACTCATGCTGACAATACCAGTAAAGGTTTTCACCACAGAAAAAATTATTCTTTTCAATCCCGGCAGATTTATCGAGAATATCCTTTTGTCACTAATATTCATCTCATTTCTATATCTTCTACTGCCCAAGAAGGAGACCACGTTCGCTGGTTATTTGAGAGTTTTTCTCGGCTTTGAAGCAGTTGATATATTTGGTGGTTTAACTTTGCTGCTTTCCGGGAAAATTCTGGATTTTTATACTGCTGTACTGCTGGGCTGGTATTTGAGTTTAGCAGTCTACGCTGTGGCAAAAATTGCCAAACTGGAGTATGTTGTGGGGTTTATGCTGGTGTTTTTTGCTTTTCTGGTAACAAACTTTGTTCCGGTATTCCTTGGCAGTTAATGTCTCCAGAATATTTTGTCAATAAACCTGTCGAACAGCCTTCCTGACAAACCTATTACGAACAAAACTATCCACAAAGGCTTTGGCAATACTCTGTAAAAAAAATAAAATATGTATCCAAAACTTTTTTTCAGAGTATAGAAATAATCATTAAATATTTCGTATATTTTTGAGCTTTTCATCTGTATTAATTTGCCGACAATTATTTTTTAATAAATTAATTTTACAAATACTTTGTAAAATGGCAAGAATAAAAAATAAAAAAAACTTGTAAAATTTTTGTAAATTTTTTATTACATATGTGTGAAATTTTTTAAAAGGATAGACATTGATAATTGATTCGCCATATACAAACAGTTCCCGTTTGCTCCGGTCACACACTGCATATAACTTTTTAATAATATCTTCATTGTTATTATTTTATCCAATATACTTTTCATATACATTTTTCAGTAATATTTATTTTTATCCGAGAGGGATGGATGGATTCTGTTAACTGGGTAGCACTTGTTTACGGACTTGTGGGAGGCTTAGGGCTGTTTTTATTCGGTATGAGAATGATGTCCGAAGGTCTGCAAAAATCAGCAGGTAACAGCCTAAAAAAAATTCTCGAAAAATTGACTACAAACCGCTTTATAGGCACTTTTGTCGGGCTGGGAATTACTGCAATTATTCAAAGCAGTTCTGCAACCACTGTTATGGTAGTGGGATTTGTCAACGCCGGCTTAATGAACATTACCCAGTCATTGAGCATTGTACTGGGAGCTAATATCGGCACCACCGTTACAGCACAGCTTATAGCATTTAAGATTACTAAACTCGCACTGCCGGCAATAGGGGTCGGTGTATTTCTAAGGCTTTTCACAAAGAAAAAGAAATATAACTACTATGGTGAAGTTTTAATAGGCTTTGGTCTTCTTTTTCTGGGACTTGCTACTATGAAAGACGGATTTGCCCCTTTGAGGAGCAGTGAAGAGTTCAGAAATGCTTTTATTCTTTTTTCATCAACACCCATTCTTGCTGTGGCAGCCGGTGCTATACTGACTATGATAGTTCAAAGCAGCTCAGCTACAATAGGTATAACCATAGCTCTGGCATCAACGGGTTTGATTGATTTTTACGGAGCCAGCGCATTGGTACTGGGTGAAAATATAGGTACCACGCTCACCGCCAACATTGCAGCAATAGGAACCAATTCTGCCGCAAGGAGAGCTGCATTGGGTCACATGATTTTTAATGTAATTGGTGTGGTATATATGCTGATTCTTCTAAAACCTTTTGTGGGATTCATTGATTCAATAACGCCGGGAAATGCCAACATGGTAAATGCTGTAGGACAAAACCCTTATATAGCCAGACATATAGCCAACCTGCACACGATGTTTAATATAATCAATACAATAGTGTTTCTCCCAATCTTAGGTACACTGGCTTCCATATGCAAATGGCTGATAAAAGAAGATGAGGATGAGCAGGAACAGCGATTGAAATTTATCGATGACCGTTTGATCGATACCCCTGAATTGGCCGTTACGCAAGCGCAAAAAGAGGTTCAACGCATGTCGGATATTGCACTTGAAATGCTGAGAATGTCCAAAGAGGCTTTCTTTCAAAGGGATCAGAAAATTATAGATAAAATATACAGAAAAGAAGATGTTGTGGATTTACTTGAAAAAGATATTACTGATTTTCTGGTAAAACTTTTCCAGAAATCAGTAAGTGAAAAAAATTCGGAAGTCATTAATAACATTTTTCATGTTCTGCATGATATTGAAAAAATTGCTGATCATGCGGAAAATATTGCCAAATTTACAGAAAGGATTATTGACAACAAAATTACCTTCTCCGAGGAAGCACTTGATGAGATGAATGAAATTTTCGATGTTACAATAAGATTTTCCAGTAATGTTCTGAATGAATACAACAAAGGAAACTTACCAAAAGATATCGACACCCAGGATGAAGATCTTATAGATAAATACAAACGAAAATTCAAAAACAATCATATGAGAAGATTTAATGAGGGCAAATGTAATGTAGACGCTGGGATTGTGTACGTTGATATATTAAATAACCTGGAAAAAGCCGGCGACCACAGCTTTAATATAGCACAGGTCATTCAGGGAAGCGAGTAATGCTTGCTGCCGGTGTAGATATAGGTAGTAACAGTTTCAGGCTTATCATTGCCGATATTGAAGATGACAAAATCTTAAAAATTGTTCATGAAGAGAGGACAATCACCAGACTTGCCGAAGGTCTTATCGAAACCGGCAGACTTAAAAAAGAAAATATCGATCATTCTGTTGAAGTACTCAGCTCTTTCAGGAAAAAAATCAATGAGTTTGGTGTCAATAAGTTTAAATTTGTAGCTACAAGTGCTGTCAGAGAAGCTGAAAACGCCTCTGAATTTTTGGATAAGCTTGCAAAAAAAGGCATATATATAAGTGTGATAGACGGTAAATATGAAGGATTACTTACTTTTAAAGGTGTAAATGCAGCTATTGATATAACCGGCAGAAACGTGCTGATTTTCGATATAGGGGGCGGTTCAACCGAACTTATTTTTGTTGATAACGGTAAAGTAAAAACTGTGGAAAGTACTGAGCTCGGTGTTGTCAAACTAAGCAATTTATATGATTTCAAAAAAATTGTAGATGGAAAAACAATAGCAAAAGTTGAAAGCAATGTAAAAAAAGTGCTTGGTAATTTTTACTTTTCCAAAGAAGCTGTCCAAAAAGCTGCTGCAACTGCTGGTACAGCCACCACAGTTGCAGCTATCGATATGGGACTTAAAGATTACGACTACAGGAAAGTTAACGGATACACAATTGATATTTCAAAAATTAAAAGTATATTAAAAGAGTTGGCCGGAATGCCTTTTGAAAAGCGAACATCTGTGACCGGCCTGGAGAAAGGAAGGGAAGATCTTATAATAGGTGGTATTATCATAATGCTTAGCATTCTTGAGATTGCAGGTACAAATAAAGTAACAATAAGTGATTTTGGAGTGAGGGAGGGTATCGTAATTGCAGCTGCAAACGATTAGTTTATTAACAACTCCGCTGGTAACAGGTTTTGTCGGTTATTTCACCAACTATCTGGCTATAAAAATGCTTTTCCGCCCCCACAGAAGGCGTTGGTATTCAGCAGGCTGGCAGGGTGTCATTCCTAAAAACAGAAAGAAAATTGCCGGAGAGGTTGCCAATCTGGTGGGCAAAGAACTCATCAGAGAAGATGATATCAGATCTGCCCTACAGAGTGAAAATTTTCAAAATCTGCTTTCTTACACAGTCTCCGAAGAGGTGAAAAACTTTCTTCAGAGAGATTACGGCTCATTGTATGAAATCATGGATAACTTCGGTCTTGATATCGACGATGTCATAAACAGAACAGTTTTAAACACCACAGCCAACGATCAGGCTGTAACTGTGATTAATGATCTGCTGCAAAGAGTGGCACGTGAAATACTCGACAGTTTTTTGCTGAAGTCCGTTTCTGAAATTGAAGGAATGGAAGACAAAATCAGCTATTTTGTTCGTAAAATTATGAGCAGAGGGAACTGGCAGGAGCTGCTCATTGATGAAATTTTTGCTAAATTAAATAATACTGTGTATTCGGGTAATTCTTTGCAGGACATACTGCCGGAAGAGTTGTTAAATAAAAAAACCGCTATCTCAAAACAACTCACTGACAAAGGAATAGCAATCTTAAAAAAACTGTTGAATGATGAAAAAACCAAGAAAGTGATAATACAAAAATTCATTGAACTGAAAAACAATTACTTCGGAAGCGGCTTCTTTGATCAGCTTAAACTGGGGATGCTTAATGTTTTCCTGAACGAAGATGCAATAACAGATATTGTTAATGATGAGCTTCCAAAGATTATAAATGCAATAAGTGAAAATGATGAAATTATTGCCAAACTTGAGCAGTCTGTTGAAAATTATATCGATCAGGCTTTACAGAAACCTTTTTACGAAATTGTGGAAATGATAGGCCCTAAAACATTTTATAAAATCCGTATGGATTTTAACAGCTGGCTGAAAAGCTATCTGAGATCAGACGAACTTATAAATAAAGTGGAATCCTATTTTGTCAGTAATTATCACAAATATTCCGGATTTACATTCGGTGGTATTCTTAAAACAGCAGGAGTGGACCCTTATGAGCTTCTCTCAAACAGTATAGATATAAGGGTGATACTCAGTGAAAGCAAAAGCAGCTCTGCCGCACTAACTGACGGTATTGTCTCCATACTGAAAGATATCCGGGTATCGGAGATTTACAACAAAATTCCTGAGCCGACTTTTGAACAATTGAAAATAACATTAACTTATAAAATCAACGAAATTCTCGACAAACACATAATCAATGTACTTGGAGCCATTAATCTTACCAGCATTGTAGAAGAGAAAGTAAACTCATTGGATTTAAATCAACTTGAAAATCTCCTTTTTTCTTTCATGAGGGATCAATTCCGCTGGATTAATATTCTTGGATTTATACTCGGCTTTATTTTTGGAGCAATCCAGAGCCTTCTGTTTTATCTGTATTGAAGGGTGCATTTAAAGGCAGTTAGAGGTGGTTAGGGGTAGTTGAAGGTATTAGAGGTATTAGGGGTTTTATAAGTATTAAAGATTAAATATTGTGTCCAGTTAAATAACCAAAATGGAAGAAGGTACTCAAAACTTAGCACTTAACACTTAGCACTTAACACTTAACACTATCTCACTTATTTAAATAGATTGACAGTGTAGGGACAATCTGATAATAACCATTCATGGAATTTGACATTAATTCTTTTTTGAGAGAACTTTCTATAGCAGCTGTTCCTTTTCTCATGGCAATTACCGTGCATGAAGCCTCCCACGGCTACGCAGCGTATATGCTTGGAGATGATACGGCCAAGAGAGCAGGGCGTTTAACTTTAAATCCCCTTAAGCATCTCGATCCGCTTGGACTGCTTGTTCTTTTTCTTACCAGGTTATTCGGATGGGCAAAACCGGTACCTGTAAATTTTACCAATCTAAACAATAAAAAATACGGTCCTGCTATTGTTGCAGGTGCAGGCCCAACTGCCAATTTTATCACCGCAATATTGTCTTCGGGTTTATATAACATAATCATTAATCTGAATGTGAGTCAGTCATTGCATTCGACGCTGATTGTACCCTTGGCACTGATGGCTCTTTTCTCCATCCAAATCAACATAGCTTTAGGTATTTTTAATCTTATTCCGATTCTTCCTCTGGACGGAGGAAGAATACTTCAATCTTTTCTGCCGTTAAATGCAGCCTATAAATTTTCACAAACAGAGCAGTACGGCTTTGTTATTATAATAATTTTGCTGCTTACAAACGTTATAGACAGAGTTGTATTCCCTATTATCAATGTTCTTGTAAATTTATTAACTTAAGGAGTCTGCATCCAATGACAAAAGTATTAAGCGGCATGCGCCCGACCGGCAAGCTACACATAGGACATTATTTCGGAGCACTTCAAAACTGGGTAAGCTTACAGGATAAATATGAATGTTTTTATTTTATAGCTGACTGGCACGCACTCACAACCGGATATGAAACACCTCCAGATTTTCATACACTGAGAAGGGAAATGCTTCTGGACTGGCTGACAGCAGGCCTTGATCCCAAAAAAAGTACTCTGTTTATTCAGTCAAAAAATTCTGCTCATGCTGAGCTTTACCTGCTGCTTAACATGATAACACCAATTGGATGGCTGGAGAGATGCCCCACTTACAAAGAAATGAAAGAGGAGCTGAACGATAAGGATCTTTCCAATATTGGTTTTTTAAGCTATCCTGTCCTGCAGACTGCGGATATTATAATATACGATGCAAAATACGTCCCTGTGGGAAAGGACCAGGTTCCCCATCTTGAAATAAGCCGTGAAATTGTCAGGCGTTTTAATTATCTTTATAACGCAGATGTTTTTGTTGAACCTGAGGCGTTGCTTACAAAGACACCCAAGTTACTGGGTACTGACGGAAGAAAAATGAGTAAATCATACGATAATGCCATACTGCTTTCTGAAGATTTGAAATCGGTGGAGAAAAAAATAAAACAGATGAAAACTGACACAAACAGAAAAAGAAAATCCGATCCGGGGAATCCTTTTATCTGTCCTGTGTTTGGATATCATGAGGTCTTTTCCACAAAAGAAGAGCAGGAATGGGTAATAAACGGTTGCAAAAATGCCGAGATAGGGTGTATAGACTGCAAAAAAGTTCTCATTAAACATTTGTTTGAATTTTTGGAGCCGCTCCAGGAAAAGCGCAATAAGCTTGACAAAGAAATTGACAATATATACGAATATTTATCCGAATCCCAGGAATATGCCGAAAAAATTGCATCAATAAAATTAGAGGAAGCAAAAAAAGCAATGAACCTATGAAAGATCTTCTCGATGTAAAAACAGCAAATTTTGAAGGTCCGTTGGATTTACTCATCCATTTAATCTACAAAAACGAAATGAATATATATGACATCTCAATCTCAACAATTGCCGATCAGTTTGTTGATACAGTGAGGCAGATGGAAAGACTGGATATGGAGGTTGCTGCAGAATTTATAAACATGGCATCGTATCTGACATATCTGAAATCAAAAATGCTTTTACCCAAGACTTCCACTTTTGAAGAGGATATCGACCCGGAAGAAGAAAAATATCATTTTACCCAGAGACTTATAGAATATTCTTTTTATAGGGATATTTCAGAGACACTCAGGCAGAAAGAATTTTTCAGCAAAAGATATCTGACACGCAGAGATACACTATATCTTCCCAAAGAGCATTCTTATCAAGAAGATCCTTTGAGTCTGGCCAAAGAATTTTTCAGACTTATAGAAAAGGAAAAAGATGATAATGTTGTTATCGAACATGACAATGTTGATATAGATGATTTGATTGAACAGATGAAAGATTTTGTGTTAAACAGAGACGAAATTTTCTGGTCTGAAATCCTAAAGGTCTGCAGGAGCAAAAGGGAAGTTGTTGTTGCGTTGCTTGCAATATTGGAACTGGTAAGGATAAAAGTAATAACTGCTCTTCAAACTGAAAACTTTGGCGAAATACTGGTGAAAAAGTATGCAGAATAAAGAAAAACAGATGTTTTTTGCCTCGCTTTTCCTTTCAGGTAAACCTATCAACCTGAAATTTTTCAGAGAAATGTTTGACCCGATTAATATGGAAAACCGACTTGATGAGTTTGCACATGAATTCAATAGTATGCAGACAGGTTTGTTTATCAGGAAAGTTGCAGAAGGTTATCAAATGGTTACAGACACA is from Flexistipes sinusarabici DSM 4947 and encodes:
- a CDS encoding DUF445 family protein; protein product: MQLQTISLLTTPLVTGFVGYFTNYLAIKMLFRPHRRRWYSAGWQGVIPKNRKKIAGEVANLVGKELIREDDIRSALQSENFQNLLSYTVSEEVKNFLQRDYGSLYEIMDNFGLDIDDVINRTVLNTTANDQAVTVINDLLQRVAREILDSFLLKSVSEIEGMEDKISYFVRKIMSRGNWQELLIDEIFAKLNNTVYSGNSLQDILPEELLNKKTAISKQLTDKGIAILKKLLNDEKTKKVIIQKFIELKNNYFGSGFFDQLKLGMLNVFLNEDAITDIVNDELPKIINAISENDEIIAKLEQSVENYIDQALQKPFYEIVEMIGPKTFYKIRMDFNSWLKSYLRSDELINKVESYFVSNYHKYSGFTFGGILKTAGVDPYELLSNSIDIRVILSESKSSSAALTDGIVSILKDIRVSEIYNKIPEPTFEQLKITLTYKINEILDKHIINVLGAINLTSIVEEKVNSLDLNQLENLLFSFMRDQFRWINILGFILGFIFGAIQSLLFYLY
- a CDS encoding site-2 protease family protein, which codes for MEFDINSFLRELSIAAVPFLMAITVHEASHGYAAYMLGDDTAKRAGRLTLNPLKHLDPLGLLVLFLTRLFGWAKPVPVNFTNLNNKKYGPAIVAGAGPTANFITAILSSGLYNIIINLNVSQSLHSTLIVPLALMALFSIQINIALGIFNLIPILPLDGGRILQSFLPLNAAYKFSQTEQYGFVIIIILLLTNVIDRVVFPIINVLVNLLT
- the trpS gene encoding tryptophan--tRNA ligase, with translation MTKVLSGMRPTGKLHIGHYFGALQNWVSLQDKYECFYFIADWHALTTGYETPPDFHTLRREMLLDWLTAGLDPKKSTLFIQSKNSAHAELYLLLNMITPIGWLERCPTYKEMKEELNDKDLSNIGFLSYPVLQTADIIIYDAKYVPVGKDQVPHLEISREIVRRFNYLYNADVFVEPEALLTKTPKLLGTDGRKMSKSYDNAILLSEDLKSVEKKIKQMKTDTNRKRKSDPGNPFICPVFGYHEVFSTKEEQEWVINGCKNAEIGCIDCKKVLIKHLFEFLEPLQEKRNKLDKEIDNIYEYLSESQEYAEKIASIKLEEAKKAMNL
- a CDS encoding segregation and condensation protein A; amino-acid sequence: MKDLLDVKTANFEGPLDLLIHLIYKNEMNIYDISISTIADQFVDTVRQMERLDMEVAAEFINMASYLTYLKSKMLLPKTSTFEEDIDPEEEKYHFTQRLIEYSFYRDISETLRQKEFFSKRYLTRRDTLYLPKEHSYQEDPLSLAKEFFRLIEKEKDDNVVIEHDNVDIDDLIEQMKDFVLNRDEIFWSEILKVCRSKREVVVALLAILELVRIKVITALQTENFGEILVKKYAE